From Rhinoraja longicauda isolate Sanriku21f chromosome 30, sRhiLon1.1, whole genome shotgun sequence, a single genomic window includes:
- the spen gene encoding msx2-interacting protein isoform X2 produces the protein MVRETRHLWVGNLPENVREDKIIEHFKRYGRVESVKILPKRGSEGGVAAFVDFVDIKSAQKAHNSVNKMGDRDLRTDYNEPGTIPSAARGLDDTVPIGTRTREVSGFRGGGGGPTYGPPPSLHGREGRYERRLDGASDNRERTYDHSAYGHHDRTTAGFDRPRHYEQDYYRDPRDRTIQHGVYYGSRSRSPTRFEAHDPRYEQRGREQFAISSVVHRDLYREDITREVRGRRQEKNYQHSRSRSPHSSRSGNQSPQRPSQGRSRRSPSGSGSRSRSSSSDSVSSSSSTSSDSDSSSSSSDESPARSVQSAAVPAPPIQLPTPVEKDEPRKSYGIKVQNLPVRSTDTSLKDGLFHEFKKYGKVTSVQIHGASEERYGLVFFRQQEDQEKAMNASKGKLFFGMQIEVTAWTGPETESENEFRPLDDRIDEFHPKATRTLFIGNLEKTTTYGDLRNIFERFGEIVDIDIKKVNGVPQYAFLQYCDIASVCKAIKKMDGEYLGNNRLKVRKEKYSHLLIRNIHLSGIHSEILLGFGKSMPTNCVWLDGLSSNITEQYLSRHFCRYGPVLKIVLDRQKGMALVLYDEIECAQTAVQETKGRKIGGNRIKVDFANRESQLAFYRSMEVSGQDIRDLYEIFAERRQDRRGSYHEYPTDRAYFDTVRGPATVFPEDPRRDYRARSRDFYAEWDPYQGDYYDPRYYEDPREYRDYRDPYEQDIREYSYRQRERERERERYESDRERDHERRTCERSQSPTHSRRAQSCSASPTQSERHQSDSMDSERRIYSRSSDRSGSCSSLSPPRYDKVEKTDKIRPERYDKNEKEKDRLFEPERVDKRTQRKEKVEKLEKTKKIEKPEVEKPEKKEKTEKLKLRKMKPPTPSSPSSETDQEIDRDLNPDGQKGKTKQGKEKAEKDGASKNRLDLIPCVVLTRVKERETKVIEPLILEKSRGKPENDVVKSPPAEQNKVQLTRPDQTKTELSKVEPTRPKMLKEKLLASQIEIVDKEVKIKHKKNLKPEPCADAPNAMDIDKLEARKRRFADPTLRTDRQKLEVKRSSQEEEELRQGLKKQPELAPWREVGKEGDFDRRPVRKESLRREHRKIKQEKLIPAFSPREGLEPATVSVGIGWRPGVDIQSRISEPSEELVDVQEVGLKKVNTPKPLPKGVLQQLPPHLDEISGEGDMKRDERKRKYSGTEDTNDHKSTHEKSQTAEAEEKLGIDIDYTQSYRKQMEQNRKLKQQQEMEMAKSEKFNSPRKDNPDEFERRSLVHEVGKPPQDVTDDSPPVKRKKTDHFDFEISMKRERNYRSSRQQSEDSEKNVLSPGFRHILSYQDEDDNSVSPHQTLPHQTLPHQTLPPKEPKVFPKPDPTIQVPVKEEPLKCNSYESNKREQILDLSRVKITSQSSEEETARWETRLKLDASRSDVSFPSSIIKRDGIRKRSVRELEPGEVPSDSDEDNEHKSHSPKASTSFESSRLPLFLRNREDDRISDLKLSGSLERNKFYSFALDKTITPDTKALLERAKSLSSSREENWSFLDRDSRFANFRKDKDKEKVESAPRPIPSWYMKKKKIRTDSDGKMDEKKEDHKEDEQERQELFASRFLHSSIFEQDSKRLQHLERKDDELDVISGKFFGRQGSVDGSNSSVELIQEPVVLFHSRFVELTRMQQKEKEKDQKPKELERREVEKEVQPKTPESAPESEVVNTLPLFRALIPQPPSVVPQPVPLEQQEAILNKVVHEASVVENVNSSSADNRTEFASAADALKSVVSVSPCEEAEPTVNKQLDANVTLNFVATEEEISIGEHPSYLNTKPPTPGGAEPQENCTNPETEVLELGSDSTKTSRKEVAPDEHKGDKNPSITVRLDVNQQEEHLEVQPQISDNEVDTEPSVGIKEKRSSQTKRTKTPLQAVTATIPEKPVTRKSERIDREKLKRSSSPRVDAQKLQEQKLEIERVSKNTAKSPSSAPESETLEPSLPLGRTRRRNVRSVYATIDDGPNLMKDSTDMSRSTRKRGDKELQEPSNLQTPPRRGRPPKSRRRPGDENPCFKADPVKQEVEETETKDSIENTKPVEGWKSPRSQKAAQSYPLPASAAFGSHVGKKAIKTESRTSEVCVDHRDDVAETLAEQGSNENIVKPSPEERAVAVDKKTDKNDGALENCPSDKNPGEVVEKGNLEKGSKSKCERGRNSKANDDKMCVRNLEIRLSTEELNVVKSDIETTGTVKKDSQKNDNQSPKLIKEETKNPFSEPPKSPEKDVPKRACSPEAVQRAKQIELERAVENIAKLTEIPTLHPYKDATNEPDVRPEEEIEKPAHQASETELAAAIDSIMADESAEPDNFPSTPRYSAEQTVAGIAEDQTVVPTPPDAIQPETDQAVVNIPESNNNVGTSGRLLAKTPPTNRPVSKIPSSDRGISKAPSSSQSVSKSPASAETLTPKVSPSVERNVSEVPSSTDMISKTPTSTNSVVTEVPAVIGSTSTESIISKASASLETVISKVPVTEESVLSKSTITVESVISKAPVSVESVISKAPASVESVVSETPVGIVRVVSPALPSDRLASKSSAVDSQSAVSVSSVSRSALLTTLAEAKDADMCLQQTENISQKTENPPKPEPAEVPRTPSRRGRSKPRISRRSRRGSTGRKGELADGNNSEPEPVPVSADVKQSTVTTETTLEKPTKVLVEALCIPKSETDNLARLEQCKPDEMKITAANKESVTEAISPQDPQHSLCNEDNKSAPYFKLKQHYDHTPEAQPKQSMPRVAINALPATTTAKISVTSAPILGTTHVSSGAVPDWISRHEGSRSCSTPPPAAPPPDTKASDLDTNSSTLRKILMEPKYVSATGAPTTFVTTAINEPLTSVRTEEAFPSAESNKLVLDEKPTLPPSTTAGQQLTEVLTFNEKEKHVGSLISPKVTSVISRMPPSIDHEEMAKVSMNSRGPVNLPSQSPSLPNMTLTKQKYRSSLTENSRYKLGTFIAEESRPVENMPLNQGSSPGLRVNTSEGVVVLSYSGQKTEGPQRISAPISQIPPASAVDIEFQQSVSKSQAKQEPVSQSQPVTKVSQTPTGYSNVIGTHSSSILTGHGGAPPYNTSPVISSIKQEHQILEKSESSLYSQPAAVKIVYNLLPNIITANKKGGEPVVPKIEPVKVTQQSTLSPGISPHHAALPCKMQSDSNHISSGRGTPTERALSLPVSIKQEPHSPHTSVHSPSSFPKVCQPSSTSSVSQSINANMVMNAGLSMAQFVPNVHLPEKSVIMPPHSVSQTQVVPLGHHSQGEVRMNAPSVPGIPYGIRPEAHHASTRAVLQSQMELRSQRSSTPQSTVIRDLCMPQISNQHQADEELLHYHGIRRGSAPLQPDVLVMQPDYRMHPGSLRLDQYNVPQEMLLRDVRMMYPPLTAVGDVHNESRQARTPEGSVKTPPASKTPQPAKEAPKPSEVKMAKSPHSEARLINVPPGLPMSQSVMVSHGVQLMHQVPSSFHDYPRVYQDLRNFHPSHLGGINPQFGGINMPSRSITPQGISEGEHVHPGVRSKTPQISQESRLSGQVELHSPHMQHLQRERVQPEANPTSYPSPTGVSMPIKHELSSPHQTLTPKQPSFISTQSSAPGAAPSPVISRTDHQTMAKSEPQASAGSQRPVDMVQLLTKYPIVWQGLLALKNDTAAVQLHFVSGNNVLAHRSLPASEGGPPLRIAQRMRLEATQLEGVARRMTVETDYCLLLALPCGRDQEDVVSQTESLKAGFISYLQLKQAAGIINVPNPGSNQPAYVLQIFPPCEFSESHLSRLAPDLLASISNISPHLMIVIASV, from the exons TGATTCAAGCAGCAGTTCCAGTGACGAGTCTCCAGCAAGATCCGTTCAGTCTGCTGCAGTCCCTGCACCACCAATTCAACTCCCGACACCTGTGGAAAAGGATGAACCACGCAAAAGCTATGGAATCAAGGTCCAAAACTTGCCAGTCCGTTCTACTG ACACAAGCCTTAAAGATGGTCTGTTCCATGAATTTAAGAAGTATGGGAAGGTAACATCTGTGCAGATCCATGGTGCTTCTGAAGAGCGCTATGGCCTTGTTTTCTTTCGACAACAAGAAGATCAGGAGAAAGCTATGAATGCGTCTAAGGGGAAGTTATTTTTTGGCATGCAGATTGAAGTCACTGCTTGGACTGGCCCAG AAACGGAAAGTGAGAATGAATTTCGACCACTGGATGACCGAATAGATGAGTTTCATCCCAAAGCCACAAGAACATTATTTATtggaaacctggagaaaaccacaaCCTATGGAGATCTTCGAAACATCTTTGAGCGCTTTGGGGAGATTGTG GATATTGACATCAAGAAGGTAAATGGGGTTCCTCAATACGCCTTCCTACAGTACTGTGACATTGCAAGTGTCTGCAAAGCCATCAAGAAAATGGACGGAGAGTACTTAGGAAATAATCGGCTCAAGGTCAGGAAGGAGAAATACAGTCATTTGCTTATCAGGAATATTCACTTATCAGGAATTCACAGTGAAATATTA CTGGGATTTGGAAAGAGTATGCCAACTAATTGTGTATGGCTGGATGGCCTATCTTCAAATATTACTGAACAATACTTGTCCAGACATTTTTGTCGTTATGGGCCTGTGCTCAAA ATTGTGTTGGATCGTCAGAAAGGAATGGCTCTGGTGTTGTACGATGAAATTGAATGCGCACAGACAGCGGTGCAGGAGACCAAGGGCAGGAAGATTGGAGGAAATAGAATAAAG GTGGATTTTGCAAATCGTGAGAGTCAGTTGGCATTTTATCGTTCAATGGAAGTCTCTGGGCAAGACATCAGAGATCTCTACGAAATCTTTGCTGAGCGAAGGCAA GATCGGAGAGGATCATACCATGAATATCCTACTGATCGAGCCTACTTTGATACGGTTAGGGGCCCGGCCACTGTATTCCCTGAAGATCCTCGGAGAGACTATCGTGCAAGAAGCAGAGATTTTTATGCCGAATGGGATCCTTACCAGGGCGATTATTATGATCCTCGCTACTATGAAGATCCACGGGAGTACAGAGACTACAGAGATCCCTATGAACAGGACATAAGGGAGTACAGTTATCGacagcgagagagggagagggagagggaacggTACGAATCTGATAGAGAGCGAGATCATGAAAGGCGGACTTGTGAACGAAGCCAAAGCCCAACACATTCGAGAAGAGCCCAGAGTTGTAGTGCTTCACCAACGCAATCTGAGAGGCACCAGAGTGACAGCATGGACTCGGAACGTAGAATATACAGTCGATCGTCAGATCGCAGTGGTAGTTGCAGCTCGCTGTCACCTCCTCGATATGATAAAGTTGAGAAGACTGACAAAATCCGACCAGAGCGTTATGATAAAAATGAGAAGGAGAAAGATCGGCTGTTTGAACCCGAAAGAGTTGATAAACGGACCCAAAGGAAAGAAAAGGTTGAGAAAttggaaaaaacaaaaaaaatcgaaAAACCTGAAGTGGAAAAACCAGAGAAGAAGGAGAAAACTGAGAAGCTCAAACTCCGCAAGATGAAGCCTCCAACTCCAAGTTCCCCATCTTCTGAAACAGACCAGGAAATAGACAGGGATCTAAATCCTGATGGACAAAAGGGTAAAACAAAACAAGGGAAGGAAAAAGCAGAGAAAGACGGGGCTTCAAAAAATCGTTTAGATTTAATTCCCTGCGTGGTGTTAACTCGtgtaaaagagagagagacaaaggtgATTGAACCCCTGATTTTGGAGAAGTCGAGAGGAAAGCCAGAGAATGATGTTGTCAAATCTCCTCCTGCAGAACAAAATAAAGTACAGTTAACACGACCTGATCAGACAAAGACAGAGCTGTCTAAAGTAGAGCCGACTAGGCCAAAAATGTTAAAAGAGAAACTGCTTGCCAGCCAAATAGAAATCGTGGACAAGGAAGTGAAAATTAAGCATAAAAAGAACCTCAAACCCGAACCGTGTGCTGATGCACCAAATGCAATGGATATTGACAAACTGGAAGCAAGGAAGAGGCGTTTTGCAGATCCAACTTTAAGAACAGACAGGCAGAAGTTAGAGGTTAAGCGAAGCAGTCAAGAGGAAGAGGAACTGCGTCAAGGTCTAAAGAAACAACCTGAGCTGGCTCCCTGGAGAGAAGTGGGTAAAGAAGGAGATTTTGACCGCAGACCGGTGCGGAAAGAATCGCTCAGACGAGAGCACAGAAAAATTAAGCAAGAAAAATTGATTCCAGCATTCAGCCCCAGGGAAGGGCTGGAGCCTGCCACTGTTTCTGTAGGGATTGGCTGGCGGCCTGGCGTGGATATACAGTCTAGAATAAGTGAGCCATCTGAAGAATTGGTGGATGTTCAAGAAGTTGGCTTGAAGAAAGTGAACACACCAAAACCTCTGCCTAAGGGTGTTCTTCAGCAACTGCCTCCACACCTTGATGAGATATCGGGAGAAGGAGATATGAAAAGAGATGAACGGAAGAGAAAATATAGTGGCACTGAAGACACAAATGATCACAAGTCCACCCATGAGAAATCGCAGACGGCTGAAGCAGAAGAGAAACTAGGGATTGATATTGATTACACTCAGAGTTATAGGAAACAAATGGAGCAGAACCGCAAACTGAAGCAGCAACAGGAGATGGAGATGGCAAAATCAGAGAAATTCAACAGCCCCAGAAAAGATAATCCAGACGAATTTGAGAGAAGAAGTTTGGTCCATGAAGTGGGGAAGCCACCTCAGGATGTCACAGACGACTCTCCTCCAGTTAAACGGAAGAAAACAGACCATTTTGATTTTGAAATTAGCATGAAAAGAGAGAGAAATTATAGGAGTTCTCGTCAGCAAAGTGAGGATTCTGAAAAAAATGTCCTTTCCCCTGGATTTCGACATATTCTGTCTTATCAGGATGAAGATGATAACTCAGTCTCTCCACATCAGACATTGCCACATCAGACGTTGCCCCATCAGACGTTGCCACCGAAAGAACCTAAAGTTTTTCCCAAGCCAGACCCCACTATTCAAGTTCCTGTTAAAGAAGAACCTTTAAAATGCAATTCTTATGAATCAAACAAACGAGAACAAATTTTGGACTTGTCCAGAGTTAAAATAACATCTCAGAGCTCTGAGGAGGAGACAGCCCGCTGGGAAACACGTTTGAAGCTAGATGCAAGTAGATCTGATGTGAGCTTTCCAAGTAGCATTATAAAACGCGATGGAATTCGCAAGCGTTCTGTGCGTGAGCTCGAACCAGGGGAGGTACCAAGCGATTCTGATGAGGATAATGAACATAAATCTCATTCACCAAAAGCCTCAACTTCTTTTGAAAGTTCTAGGTTGCCTTTGTTTCTACGAAATAGGGAGGATGATAGGATATCAGACTTGAAACTGTCGGGTTCTCTGGAAAGAAATAAATTCTATTCCTTTGCTCTTGACAAGACGATTACCCCGGACACCAAGGCTTTACTTGAAAGGGCAAAGTCTCTGTCATCATCCCGAGAAGAAAATTGGTCATTTCTGGATCGAGATTCCAGGTTTGCCAACTTTAGGAaagataaagataaggaaaaggtGGAATCGGCACCAAGGCCAATCCCCTCTTGGTAcatgaaaaagaaaaaaattagAACAGATTCTGACGGCAAAATGGACGAAAAAAAGGAAGACCACAAGGAAGACGAGCAAGAGAGGCAGGAACTATTTGCTTCCCGTTTCCTGCATAGCTCAATTTTTGAGCAGGATTCGAAACGCCTACAGCACCTTGAAAGAAAAGATGATGAATTGGATGTGATTTCTGGTAAATTCTTTGGAAGGCAAGGGTCTGTAGATGGCTCCAATAGCAGCGTAGAACTGATACAAGAACCCGTAGTCCTGTTTCACAGTCGGTTCGTTGAATTGACACGTATGCAACagaaagaaaaggaaaaggaTCAGAAACCGAAAGAACTTGAGCGACGAGAAGTTGAAAAAGAAGTTCAGCCTAAAACACCAGAATCTGCCCCTGAATCAGAGGTGGTGAATACTCTGCCGCTTTTTAGAGCTCTTATACCACAACCACCCTCAGTTGTTCCCCAGCCAGTTCCCCTTGAGCAACAAGAAGCAATTCTGAATAAAGTAGTGCACGAAGCCTCTGTGGTAGAAAATGTAAACTCCAGCTCTGCAGACAATCGTACGGAATTTGCCTCTGCAGCTGATGCCCTGAAATCTGTTGTTAGTGTGAGCCCTTGTGAAGAAGCAGAACCGACAGTGAACAAGCAATTAGATGCAAATGTTACTTTAAATTTTGTTGCTACTGAGGAGGAAATATCAATTGGAGAACATCCCTCTTACTTGAATACTAAACCACCAACTCCAGGGGGAGCTGAGCCACAAGAAAACTGCACAAATCCAGAAACGGAAGTGCTAGAACTTGGTTCAGATTCCACCAAAACTAGCAGAAAAGAAGTGGCACCTGACGAACACAAAGGAGATAAGAATCCTTCTATCACTGTCCGGTTAGATGTCAACCAGCAAGAAGAACACTTGGAGGTACAGCCACAGATTTCGGATAACGAAGTAGATACTGAACCGTCTGTAGGTATAAAAGAGAAAAGGTCTTCACAAACCAAAAGAACAAAGACTCCACTTCAGGCAGTCACTGCAACCATCCCGGAAAAGCCTGTCACGAGGAAAAGTGAGAGGATAGACCGTGAAAAGCTAAAGAGGTCATCATCACCTCGAGTTGACGCTCAGAAACTCCAGGAGCAGAAATTGGAGATAGAAAGAGTCTCAAAAAACACGGCAAAATCTCCAAGTTCTGCCCCAGAGTCTGAAACTTTGGAGCCAAGTTTGCCTTTAGGTAGAACAAGACGTAGAAATGTGCGATCGGTTTATGCGACTATTGATGACGGTCCAAATTTAATGAAAGACTCGACCGATATGTCACGGTCAACCAGGAAACGAGGTGATAAAGAACTTCAGGAACCATCAAATTTACAAACTCCGCCGCGGCGAGGCAGGCCTCCAAAGTCCCGCCGAAGACCAGGCGATGAGAATCCATGTTTTAAAGCTGACCCGGTGAAACAAGAAGTTGAAGAAACGGAAACAAAAGACAGCATTGAAAACACAAAACCAGTTGAAGGATGGAAGTCACCAAGATCACAGAAAGCCGCACAGAGTTATCCTTTACCCGCTTCAGCTGCTTTTGGCAGCCATGTTGGAAAGAAAGCCATTAAAACAGAATCAAGGACATCTGAGGTTTGTGTGGATCATAGAGACGATGTTGCAGAGACTTTGGCTGAGCAAGGCTCGAATGAAAATATCGTTAAACCCTCGCCAGAGGAACGGGCGGTGGCAGTtgacaaaaaaacagacaaaaaTGATGGTGCGTTAGAGAATTGTCCTTCAGATAAAAACCCTGGTGAAGTTGTAGAAAAGGGAAATTTGGAGAAAGGCTCCAAGTCAAAGTGTGAAAGAGGAAGGAATTCAAAGGCCAATGACGACAAAATGTGTGTACGAAATTTGGAAATAAGACTTAGTACCGAGGAGCTAAATGTTGTTAAAAGTGATATCGAGACGACTGGGACTGTAAAGAAAGATTCCCAGAAAAATGACAATCAGTCGCCTAAACTAATTAAAGAAGAAACAAAGAATCCATTTTCAGAACCACCAAAATCACCAGAAAAAGACGTCCCTAAACGTGCGTGTTCGCCAGAAGCTGTGCAGCGTGCTAAGCAGATAGAACTTGAGAGAGCAGTGGAGAACATTGCAAAATTAACAGAAATCCCAACTCTGCATCCTTACAAAGATGCTACAAATGAGCCGGATGTTAGACCAGAGGAAGAAATAGAAAAGCCTGCTCATCAAGCTAGTGAAACGGAGCTTGCAgctgccattgactccatcatgGCAGATGAATCAGCAGAACCCGACAACTTCCCGTCTACTCCAAGATATTCTGCTGAACAAACTGTGGCAGGCATCGCTGAAGATCAGACTGTGGTCCCTACACCCCCAGATGCAATACAGCCTGAAACTGATCAGGCTGTTGTAAATATACCAGAGTCAAATAACAATGTTGGCACCTCGGGACGACTGTTGGCAAAAACACCACCCACAAATCGTCCAGTATCAAAGATCCCATCTTCAGATCGTGGCATTTCTAAAGCCCCATCCTCAAGCCAGTCAGTTTCTAAATCTCCTGCATCAGCAGAGACTTTGACTCCAAAGGTTTCCCCCTCGGTAGAAAGAAATGTTTCTGAAGTTCCCTCTTCAACAGACATGATATCtaaaactcctacctcaacaaacaGCGTTGTGACTGAAGTTCCTGCAGTAATAGGTTCCACCTCAACAGAGAGTATAATTTCTAAAGCTTCAGCTTCATTAGAAACCGTGATTTCTAAAGTTCCTGTCACAGAGGAGAGCGTTTTATCTAAAAGTACCATTACAGTAGAGAGTGTAATATCTAAAGCACCTGTCTCTGTGGAAAGTGTGATTTCCAAAGCTCCTGCCTCAGTGGAGAGTGTGGTTTCTGAAACTCCCGTTGGAATAGTGAGAGTTGTTTCCCCAGCTCTGCCTTCAGACCGTTTGGCTTCTAAAAGTTCAGCTGTGGACAGTCAATCAGCAGTATCAGTCAGCTCAGTTTCCAGATCTGCTTTATTGACTACTTTGGCTGAAGCAAAGGATGCTGACATGTGCCTCCAGCAGACTGAAAACATCTCCCAGAAAACGGAGAACCCTCCAAAACCAGAACCTGCCGAGGTCCCACGAACTCCAAGTCGCAGAGGGCGTTCAAAACCCAGGATATCAAGGCGTAGCAGGCGAGGAAGCACAGGCAGGAAAGGGGAACTAGCAGACGGCAACAACTCTGAACCTGAGCCAGTGCCTGTTTCTGCTGACGTAAAACAAAGCACGGTCACAACAGAAACCACTTTGGAAAAACCTACAAAAGTACTGGTGGAAGCACTTTGCATCCCTAAGAGTGAGACTGACAACCTGGCGAGACTAGAACAGTGCAAACCCGATGAAATGAAAATCACCGCGGCAAATAAGGAGTCAGTGACCGAAGCTATTTCACCTCAGGATCCACAGCATTCTTTGTGTAATGAAGATAACAAGAGTGCTCCATATTTCAAATTAAAACAACACTATGACCACACGCCCGAGGCTCAACCTAAGCAGAGCATGCCAAGAGTAGCCATTAATGCACTCCCAGCCACCACTACTGCAAAGATTTCAGTAACTTCGGCCCCTATTTTGGGAACTACACACGTTAGTTCTGGGGCTGTGCCAGATTGGATATCAAGGCATGAAGGATCCCGTTCTTGTTCCACGCCCCCTCCTGCTGCTCCTCCTCCAGATACCAAAGCCTCTGATCTTGACACAAACTCCAGCACATTGCGGAAAATTCTCATGGAGCCGAAATACGTGTCAGCCACTGGAGCCCCGACAACGTTTGTAACTACGGCTATAAATGAACCGTTGACTTCGGTTCGGACCGAAGAAGCTTTTCCTTCAGCAGAGAGCAACAAACTGGTCTTGGATGAGAAACCTACACTTCCACCGAGCACTACTGCAGGGCAACAATTGACAGAGGTACTGACCTTTAATGAGAAAGAAAAACATGTTGGTTCTTTGATCTCACCGAAAGTTACTTCTGTGATCAGCAGAATGCCGCCAAGTATAGATCATGAGGAAATGGCTAAAGTTTCAATGAATAGTCGCGGGCCCGTTAACCTTCCATCTCAGTCACCCAGCCTCCCAAATATGACGCTGACCAAACAGAAATATAGATCGAGCTTGACTGAAAACAGCCGGTATAAACTCGGAACATTCATTGCAGAAGAGTCTAGGCCGGTGGAAAATATGCCGCTAAATCAGGGATCAAGTCCAGGACTGAGAGTAAATACATCTGAAGGAGTTGTGGTACTGAGTTACTCGGGCCAGAAGACCGAAGGTCCTCAGCGAATAAGTGCTCCCATCAGCCAGATTCCACCTGCTAGTGCAGTGGACATAGAGTTTCAGCAATCTGTGTCCAAGTCACAAGCAAAACAGGAACCAGTTTCACAATCACAGCCCGTGACTAAAGTGTCGCAGACTCCAACCGGCTACAGCAATGTGATTGGCACTCATTCCTCAAGCATACTCACAGGACATGGTGGCGCTCCGCCTTATAACACATCACCTGTGATTTCGAGCATAAAACAGGAGCATCAGATCCTCGAAAAATCTGAATCTTCCCTCTATTCTCAGCCAGCAGCAGTGAAGATTGTCTACAATCTTCTGCCAAACATTATAACTGCTAACAAAAAAGGTGGAGAACCAGTAGTTCCGAAGATCGAACCtgtcaaagtaactcagcagtcgaCACTGAGCCCGGGGATCAGCCCTCACCATGCTGCTCTGCCGTGTAAGATGCAGTCGGACTCTAACCACATCAGCTCTGGGCGTGGAACCCCCACCGAAAGGGCTTTGTCTCTGCCAGTTTCCATTAAACAGgaaccccactccccacacacatcagTTCACTCTCCTTCCTCCTTTCCCAAAGTATGTCAGCCAAGTAGCACATCATCTGTTTCCCAGTCGATAAACGCCAACATGGTTATGAATGCTGGCCTGTCCATGGCACAGTTTGTTCCTAATGTCCACCTGCCAGAGAAGTCGGTCATTATGCCTCCTCACAGTGTGTCGCAGACTCAGGTCGTCCCCTTAGGACACCATTCTCAGGGTGAAGTCAGAATGAATGCCCCTTCAGTACCAGGCATCCCGTATGGCATACGGCCTGAGGCTCATCACGCCTCCACTCGAGCTGTCCTCCAGTCTCAGATGGAACTCCGTTCACAGCGCTCCAGCACACCCCAGTCAACGGTTATCAGGGACTTGTGCATGCCTCAGATCTCCAATCAGCATCAAGCAGACGAAGAGTTGCTCCATTATCATGGCATTAGAAGAGGCTCTGCTCCCCTGCAGCCTGATGTCCTGGTGATGCAGCCAGACTACAGAATGCATCCTGGAAGTTTAAGATTGGACCAATACAATGTTCCCCAGGAGATGCTGTTGCGAGACGTGCGGATGATGTACCCACCTCTCACAGCGGTTGGTGATGTCCACAATGAATCCAGACAAGCCAGGACCCCAGAAGGATCGGTGAAAACCCCTCCTGCCAGTAAAACCCCTCAGCCAGCTAAAGAAGCCCCAAAACCATCTGAGGTGAAAATGGCAAAGTCGCCGCACAGCGAAGCTCGATTGATCAATGTTCCCCCTGGATTGCCCATGTCTCAGTCTGTAATGGTCTCCCATGGTGTTCAACTTATGCACCAGGTCCCCAGTTCCTTCCACGACTACCCGCGGGTATATCAAGATCTTCGCAACTTCCACCCTTCTCACCTTGGTGGAATAAACCCGCAGTTTGGTGGAATAAACATGCCATCGCGCAGTATAACTCCTCAG GGTATCTCGGAAGGGGAACATGTGCACCCGGGAGTGAGGAGTAAAACTCCACAAATATCCCAAGAGAGCAGACTGTCGGGGCAGGTGGAACTGCACTCACCGCACATGCAGCATCTACAGAGGGAGCGTGTTCAACCAGAAGCTAATCCAACCTCCTATCCCTCTCCCACTGGGGTGTCTATGCCAATCAAACATGAACTGTCCTCCCCTCACCAAACACTAACCCCAAAGCAGCCGTCGTTTATCTCCACGCAATCCTCAGCACCAGGAGCAGCCCCGTCGCCCGTGATATCCAGGACAGACCATCAGACCATGGCAAAGTCAGAACCACAGGCATCGGCAGGCTCACAGAGACCCGTGGACATGGTGCAGCTTCTAACT AAATACCCGATAGTGTGGCAGGGTCTGCTAGCTCTGAAGAACGACACGGCTGCAGTGCAactccattttgtgtctggcAACAACGTGCTGGCCCACCGCTCGCTTCCCGCGTCTGAAGGCGGACCTCCTCTCAGAATTGCTCAGCGCATGCGGCTGGAGGCAACGCAGCTGGAAGGTGTGGCACGCAGAATGACG GTGGAAACCGATTACTGTTTGTTGTTGGCATTACCTTGTGGACGTGATCAGGAGGATGTAGTGAGTCAGACAGAGTCACTGAAGGCTGGGTTTATCAGCTATCTACAGCTCAAACAAGCTGCTGGAATCATCAATGTTCCAAATCCTGGCTCCAATCAG CCTGCTTACGTTCTTCAAATATTCCCACCCTGTGAATTCTCTGAGAGTCATCTATCCCGCCTAGCCCCAGACTTGCTTGCcagcatctccaacatctccccccATTTGATGATCGTCATCGCTTCAGTGTGA